In Methanocella paludicola SANAE, the sequence CGATGCCGCCAACAAGATCGCCGGGATCCTGTTCCCCGACCGGTCCGCCGAGAGGCACGGCGGCGTCACCGTTTACCGTTCTAAGGCAGCCGGGGCCGCGGTCGTGGGGCTTGCCGGCCACATCGTGGCGCTCGACTTCCCCGGCGAGTACAGCCGCTGGTCGGCTCATCCGCCGTCCACCCTTATCGGCGCACCCATCGTCTCCGTGCCCACGAAAAAGGATATCATCGGAGCGCTGGCTTCGCTCGCCCCTTCGGCGACAAAAGTCACCATCGCTACTGACTACGACCGGGAAGGAGAGCTGATCGGCGTAGAAGCCTACAACATCATCCACAGGCTCACTAAAGCGCCTTTTGAAAGGGTCCACTATAGCTCGTTCGCGAAACAGGAGATCGAGCAGGCGTTCGCCAGGCCCGTGCCCCTGGACTTCAACCTGGCCGCCGCCGGCGAGTGCCGCCAGGAGATCGACCTCGTATGGGGCGCCGCCCTGACCCGGTTCGTGTCGCTGGCCGGCAATAAGGCGGGAAAGGATTTCCTGTCCGTTGGCCGGGTGCAGACGCCGCTGCTGGCCATTATCGTGGACCGGGAGAAGGAGATCCTGGCCTTTGTCTCGAAGCCTTACTGGGAGCTCGTCGCCACCCTTTTAAAGGGCCAGGAGGCGTTCACGGCAGGCCACGCTAAGGGCAGGTTCGACAAGAAGGAAGAAGCCGCTGCGATCCATAAAAAGCTGGGAAAGACGGCACTCGTAAAGGGCGTTTTGAGGGACCGTAAAAAGGAGCCCGCACCGGTGCCCTTCAGCACGACGGAGTTCCTCAAGGCGGCCGCGTCCATCGGCTATAGCGCAGCGAGCGCAATGCAGGTGGCCGAAGAGCTATACATCAACGGCTGGATATCCTACCCTCGTACGGACAATACCGTGTACCCGGCCACGCTGGACTTACGCCAGACCGTGGGCATGTTCAAGGCAAGCCCCGAGTTCGCGAAAAGCGCCCTGGAATTGCTCGGCCAGAAGACTCTCACGGCCACAAGAGGCAAGGTCGAGAGCAAGGACCACCCCCCGATATACCCGGTGGCCTGCGCTTCGAAGACACAGATGGACGAGCGGAAGTGGAAGCTGTACGAGCTCGTAGTAAGGCGGTTCTTTGCGACGCTTTCGCCGCCCTGCGAGTGGGAGATGGTGAAGGCGAGCATCGACATCAGCGGCGAGCCATTCATCTCGGACGGGAAACGTATGTCCGCCCCGGGATGGCGAAAGCACTACCCTTACGGCATGCCGAAGGACGAGGTCATACCGCCGCTGGCCGTTGGTGATGTGCTGGCCGTCAAAAAGGTCGACCTCCTGGAGAAAAAGACCGAACCGCCCAGGCGGTACGGCCAGGGCAAGCTCATCGAGACGATGGAAAAGCTTGGGCTGGGCACCAAGGCCACGAGGCACGAGGCGTTGAGTAAATTATACAATCGCGGCTACATCGAGGGCAACCCGCCGAAGCCCACGCAGACCGGCATCACGCTCATCGACGCGCTCAAGGCCCACGCGGGCGCCATCACCAGCCCCGGGATGACGGCCCGCCTGGAGAGCGACATGGACGGCATCGCCGAGAGCCGCCTCCGCAAGGATGACGTTACCGGCGAGTCGAAGGCCATGCTGCGCACGATATTCGACCAGCTCGAATCCCACCGCGCGGACATCGGCCGGACCCTGAGGGCAGGATCGGCCATGGACAGCCCCATCGGGCCGTGCCCGAAGTGCGGGAGCCCGCTCGTGATCAGAGAGACAAAGGCGGACAAGAGAAAGTTCATTGCCTGCACCGGGTTCCCGGAGTGCCGCAACACCTACAACGTGCCTCCGGGCACGCTCAAATTCGATAAGAAAGCCTGCGAAAAGCACAAGCTCCACATCGTGAAGGTCACGCCGCCGTCGATCATCGACAGCCAGGGCAAAAAGGTAAAAGGTAAGCCCTACGAATACGGCTGCCCTGCCTGCAAAAAAGAAGCTTTCTATAAGCCGCCCTAGCGTACACATGGCGCAACGTTTATTCACGATAAAGCGAATATTGCAGGCTGATGAAGGGTAAAGGTCTCGTCGTATTATTTCTCGTAGTCATGTCATTTGTCGCGGTCAGCGGCTGCTCCGACCTGTACAACATTCTGGAGACGTACGTCCCCACCGTGACCCCTGAAGCCCAAACGCCCGTCAGGATAGGGGA encodes:
- a CDS encoding DNA topoisomerase I produces the protein MAMHLIITEKHDAANKIAGILFPDRSAERHGGVTVYRSKAAGAAVVGLAGHIVALDFPGEYSRWSAHPPSTLIGAPIVSVPTKKDIIGALASLAPSATKVTIATDYDREGELIGVEAYNIIHRLTKAPFERVHYSSFAKQEIEQAFARPVPLDFNLAAAGECRQEIDLVWGAALTRFVSLAGNKAGKDFLSVGRVQTPLLAIIVDREKEILAFVSKPYWELVATLLKGQEAFTAGHAKGRFDKKEEAAAIHKKLGKTALVKGVLRDRKKEPAPVPFSTTEFLKAAASIGYSAASAMQVAEELYINGWISYPRTDNTVYPATLDLRQTVGMFKASPEFAKSALELLGQKTLTATRGKVESKDHPPIYPVACASKTQMDERKWKLYELVVRRFFATLSPPCEWEMVKASIDISGEPFISDGKRMSAPGWRKHYPYGMPKDEVIPPLAVGDVLAVKKVDLLEKKTEPPRRYGQGKLIETMEKLGLGTKATRHEALSKLYNRGYIEGNPPKPTQTGITLIDALKAHAGAITSPGMTARLESDMDGIAESRLRKDDVTGESKAMLRTIFDQLESHRADIGRTLRAGSAMDSPIGPCPKCGSPLVIRETKADKRKFIACTGFPECRNTYNVPPGTLKFDKKACEKHKLHIVKVTPPSIIDSQGKKVKGKPYEYGCPACKKEAFYKPP